One genomic window of Streptomyces sp. WP-1 includes the following:
- a CDS encoding universal stress protein, translated as MAGHEFFEPADRKRPVADPTAADPQAAEESRHSCDPAFRHGVVVGFDGSTSSERALAYAIGMAHRSHSGLIIVHVANRLPTTVWAGCEPPVFVDVPDHRTEVLGLELACADYLSEVPWILVERGGDICHELEEVGREYEADAIVVGSTHGIVGRIFGSVAGRLARRARRPVIVIP; from the coding sequence ATGGCCGGTCACGAATTCTTCGAACCCGCGGACCGCAAGCGACCGGTCGCCGATCCTACGGCGGCCGATCCCCAGGCGGCCGAAGAGTCACGTCATTCCTGCGACCCCGCCTTCCGGCACGGAGTCGTCGTCGGCTTCGACGGCTCCACCTCCAGTGAGCGCGCCCTCGCGTACGCGATCGGCATGGCGCACCGCTCCCACTCCGGGCTGATCATCGTGCATGTGGCCAACCGGTTGCCCACCACGGTGTGGGCGGGCTGCGAGCCACCGGTCTTCGTGGACGTGCCGGATCACCGTACGGAGGTGCTCGGCCTCGAACTCGCCTGTGCGGACTACCTGTCCGAGGTGCCCTGGATCCTCGTCGAGCGTGGCGGCGACATCTGCCACGAACTGGAGGAGGTGGGGCGGGAGTACGAGGCGGACGCGATCGTCGTCGGCTCCACGCACGGCATCGTGGGCCGCATCTTCGGCTCCGTCGCGGGCCGCCTCGCCCGCCGGGCACGGCGGCCGGTGATCGTCATCCCCTGA
- the orn gene encoding oligoribonuclease — MNDRMVWIDCEMTGLSLSDDALIEVAALVTDSELNVLGEGVDIVIRPPERALETMPEVVRQMHTASGLLAELPNGTTLEDAEEQVLAYIKEHVKEPGKAPLCGNSVGTDRGFLLRDMPTLESWLHYRIVDVSSVKELARRWYPRAYFNSPEKNGNHRALADIRESIAELRYYREAVFVPQPGPDSETARTIAAKHVLPAAK; from the coding sequence ATGAACGATCGCATGGTGTGGATCGACTGCGAGATGACCGGCCTCTCGCTGTCCGACGACGCTCTCATCGAGGTGGCCGCCCTCGTCACCGACTCCGAGCTGAACGTACTCGGCGAGGGGGTGGACATCGTCATCCGCCCGCCGGAGCGGGCGCTGGAGACGATGCCGGAGGTGGTGCGTCAGATGCACACCGCGTCCGGGCTGCTCGCCGAGCTCCCGAACGGCACGACCCTCGAGGACGCCGAGGAGCAGGTCCTGGCGTACATCAAGGAGCATGTGAAGGAGCCCGGCAAGGCCCCGCTGTGCGGCAACTCGGTCGGCACCGACCGCGGCTTCCTGCTGCGGGACATGCCGACGCTGGAGAGCTGGCTGCACTACCGGATCGTGGACGTCTCCTCGGTCAAGGAGCTGGCCCGCCGCTGGTACCCGAGGGCGTACTTCAACAGCCCGGAGAAGAACGGCAACCACCGGGCGCTCGCCGACATCCGCGAGTCCATCGCCGAGCTGCGCTACTACCGCGAGGCCGTTTTCGTCCCGCAGCCGGGACCGGACTCGGAGACGGCGCGGACCATCGCGGCGAAGCACGTGCTGCCGGCGGCGAAGTAG
- a CDS encoding helix-turn-helix domain-containing protein, translating into MSHDSTAAPEAAVRKLSGRRRKEIVAVLLFSGGPIFESSIPLSVFGIDRQDAGVPRYRLLVCGGEEGPLRTTGGLELTAPHGLEAIARAGTVVVPAWRSITAPPPEEALDALRRAHEEGARIVGLCTGAFVLAAAGLLDGRPATTHWMYAPTLAKRYPSVHVDPRELFVDDGDVLTSAGTAAGIDLCLHIVRTDHGNEAAGALARRLVVPPRRSGGQERYLDRSLPEEIGADPLAEVVAWALEHLHEQFDVETLAARAYMSRRTFDRRFRSLTGSAPLQWLITQRVLQAQRLLETSDYSVDEVAGRCGFRSPVALRGHFRRQLGSSPAAYRAAYRARRPGTDRPGEAEAALQASAGQPLPPAGLPGPGPLGAMPSLLHAERDNGVPMQSRRTAAAGAMTLLPGPRSGS; encoded by the coding sequence ATGAGCCACGACTCCACTGCCGCGCCGGAAGCCGCTGTCCGGAAACTGTCCGGGCGTCGCCGCAAGGAGATCGTCGCGGTGCTGCTGTTCAGCGGCGGCCCCATCTTCGAGAGTTCCATACCGCTGTCGGTGTTCGGCATCGACCGCCAGGACGCCGGGGTGCCACGCTACCGACTGCTGGTGTGCGGCGGCGAGGAAGGCCCGCTGCGGACCACCGGCGGACTCGAACTCACCGCACCGCATGGGCTGGAGGCGATCGCCCGCGCCGGAACGGTCGTCGTACCGGCCTGGCGCTCGATCACCGCGCCACCGCCGGAGGAGGCGCTCGACGCACTGCGCCGAGCGCACGAAGAGGGCGCCCGCATCGTAGGACTGTGCACCGGCGCGTTCGTGCTCGCGGCCGCCGGACTGCTCGACGGCCGCCCGGCGACCACCCACTGGATGTACGCGCCGACGCTGGCCAAGCGCTATCCGTCGGTGCACGTCGATCCGCGGGAGCTGTTCGTCGACGACGGCGACGTGCTCACCTCCGCGGGTACGGCGGCCGGAATCGATCTCTGTCTGCACATCGTGCGGACGGACCACGGCAACGAGGCGGCCGGCGCGCTGGCCCGCCGGCTGGTGGTCCCGCCGCGCCGCTCGGGCGGTCAGGAGCGCTACCTCGACAGGTCTTTACCCGAGGAGATCGGTGCCGACCCGCTCGCCGAGGTCGTCGCCTGGGCGCTGGAGCACCTCCACGAGCAGTTCGACGTGGAGACGCTGGCGGCACGCGCGTACATGAGCCGTCGTACGTTCGACCGCAGGTTCCGTTCGCTCACCGGGAGCGCGCCGCTGCAGTGGCTGATCACCCAGCGGGTGCTCCAGGCGCAGCGGCTGCTGGAGACGTCGGACTACTCGGTGGACGAGGTGGCCGGCCGGTGCGGGTTCCGCTCGCCGGTCGCGCTGCGCGGGCACTTCCGCCGCCAGCTTGGCTCCTCGCCCGCCGCGTACCGGGCCGCGTACCGGGCCCGCCGGCCCGGCACCGACAGGCCGGGTGAGGCGGAGGCCGCGCTGCAGGCGTCGGCCGGGCAGCCGTTGCCGCCCGCGGGGCTGCCGGGTCCGGGGCCGCTGGGCGCCATGCCCTCGCTGCTGCACGCCGAGCGGGACAACGGGGTGCCGATGCAGAGCAGGCGCACGGCTGCCGCCGGGGCCATGACACTGCTGCCGGGGCCGCGCTCCGGTAGCTGA